The stretch of DNA CGTGAATTGACTGACGAAGAGTACTTCAAGTCTGCCGTGCTGGGATGGTGCATTGAGCTCGTACGCGTCCCTACCGCCATTACTTTGCTCGCGATCTCCTATCTAATCATAATTTTATGCGATAGCTGCAAGCCTACTTCCTCGTCGCTGACGATATGATGGATGGATCCATCACCCGTCGCGGCCAGCCATGCTGGTACAAGATCCCTGAAGTCAACCTGATCGCCATCAACGACTCTTTCATGCTCGAGGGCGCGATCTACCACCTCCTCAAGACCCACTTCCGATCGGAGAAGTACTACGCTGACCTGCTCGATGTCTTCCACGATACCACCTACCAGACCCAGATGGGCCAGCTCGTGGATCTCATCACCGCCCCTGAAGATCACGTCGACCTGAGCAAATTCTCCCTCGAGAGGTGAGGTGTTATTTATAtcacaccaaaaaaaaaaactaacCAATCCTAACCCGCACAAAAAAACAGACATCgcctcatcgtcgtctaCAAAACCGCGTACTACTCGTTCTACCTCCCCGTTGCGTGCGCGCTGCTCGTGTGCCACATCCCCGAGTCGTACACTGCGGGCAACGAGATTGTTAAGCCGTTCGAGGTTTCCTCGTCCATCCTCATCCCTCTCGGCGAGTACTTCCAGATCCAGGACGATTTCCTCGACTACTCCGGCACACCCGAGCAGATCGGAAAGATCGGCACGGACATCATCGACAACAAGTGCTCCTGGGTGGTGAACACCGCGATCCGCCTGGCGACGCCCGCTCAGCGCAAGGTGCTCGACGAGAACTACGGCCGCAAGGACGCGCAGAAGGAGCAAGTCGTCAAGGCTCTCTATGAGGAGATCGGCATCCGCAAAGTTTACGCGGAGTACGAGGAGAAGGTCGTCGGCGAGCTGAACGCCAagattgaccagattgtgGAGGTTCCTGGAGGATTGAAGAAGGCCGTCTTCCAGAGCTTCTTGGGCAAGATTTACAAGAGGAGCAAGTAGAGGAATGTTAAATTTAATGGATTGTACTACATCGTGTAATTAGAACTGTCGGTCGCTTTCGAATGGGATAAAAAATCTTTTCgattttcttgttttgttATGACGGTTTTAGTAGCGGGTCGGACGCGGCACGTTTTTTGCGTTCGTTAATGGCCGGGAGCGTGCGCACAATCAACTCCTTTCACTGCTTCAACCATCATGCGAGCTTTCTTCGAAATGAAATTCGCACCTACTACAATATGTTCGTTCCCGATACGCCAGCGCTTCCCGAGTTCCCGCTCTAATGAGGGGCAGTTCCGTCCCGGTGGCCCCCTAACGGAAAATTATCGCAACAACTCACGCTGTGGAGAACATCCGGGGTGCAATCTCTATCTATAAGGCAAATCCGGAGAAACAGAAAGAGATAAACATAAGAAGAGCGTCTCCCCAAGGCGCCCCAACGAAACCCCCGTACCCCGCCTATAATGTCGTCTGCTGCACCGTCCAAACCCCTCTTTCTTGGCCTTGACCTGTCAACGCAACAGCTGAAGGCCGTCTTGCTTGACGAGGAGTCGAATGTTGTACACGAAGCTGCGGTGCACTTCGATCGCGATTTACCTCACCATGGAACGACGAATGGCGCGATACTGGGGCCTGACGATGGGGAAGTGACATCGCCTGTGAAGATGTGGCTCGAAGCAATCGATCTTCTGTGTGAAAGGCTCAGTGAGGGAAAGATTGACTTTGGAGCTATTGCTGCTGTTTCTGGAGCTGGCCAGGTTGGTTTTTTCCCTCCTAAAATTATGTGTCGGGGTATCTAATCATTTTGGCTTTTACCAGCAACATGGATCTGTTTTTTGGTCATCTGATTCAGATAGTCTGCTGGCTAGCTTGGATTCAAGTAAATCATTGACCGAGCAACTTTTCCCTGCTGCGTTTGCGTCACCTAAAGCCCCTATTTGGCAAGATTCATCGACCACCGTAGACTGCAAACGGTTAGAAGATGAATTTGGAGGGGCTCAAGCTGTAGCGGACGTTTCAGGGAGCCGTGCATATGAAAGGTTTACCGGTAACCAGATCTCGAGAGTACGTTCTGCTTCGCGGATACAAGTTTCGAACGATAGGCTGACTCTGTGGAATGGAAGATTCGGCGATTGAAGCCAGACGTATACGAAGCCTCAACACATATCTCGTTGGTGTCTTCTTTCATAACTTCTGTCTTTCTGGGTCGTATCGCTCCGATCGATATATCCGACGCGAGTGGTATGAACCTGATGGACGTCTTGAGTTGCAAATGGGACCAAAGGCTGCTCGAGATCTGCGGCGGGCCTACGTTGCGCGCTAAACTAGGGGAAGAACCTGTCATTGGCGGCACTTCGCTGGGTCCCGTTAGTAGTTGGTGGGTAAAGAAATGGGGCTTCAACCCAGGTATGAATTGCTCTAACCGTATACATAAATTACCATTCTTGTCCTAACcttcgtttcttcttctagAGTGCATTGTTGCACCATTCACCGGTGATAATCCTGCTACTGTCATGTCGCTTTCAGCACCTGGAGACGCTTTGCTTTCACTCGGTACATCGACGACGTTTTTGCTCTCTATTCCTCATACGTCGGCTCCTCCGAAACGCTTCACGACTTCTCATCTTCTCGCCCACCCCACCGATTTCGACGGTAAAATAGCGATGCTGTGCTACAAAAACGGTGCTCTGGCCCGTGAACAAATCAGGGATAGATTCGCAAACGGTGACTGGGACAAGTTTAACCAACTTATCCAACAGACACCACCTGGATGCAATGGAAATTTAGGCTTCTACTTCCCTCTACCCGAAATCATCCCCCCGAATGTCACTGGCGAATTCTTCTTCACTACGGATTTGGTCAAGACGACTGTGAAGCCGCCGTTGCCCACTGAAAATGTGCCGCCTACAATCCACCCAAGAGCTATTGTTGAGTCGCAGTTTTTGTCGATCAGGTCGAGGATAGCGGCTATGCTCCCCAAGGACTCGCCACACTTGAAGAGGCTTGTTATCAGTGGTGGTTCCTCGCAGAATCTTGTTATCAGACAGCTGCTAGCTGTAAGTTGTGGTCGCTTCACGATGCTTTTATTGCTTGTCACTTATACAACAATTCCAGGATATCTTTGATATGGACGTGTATGTCTCTGCCACAAAAGAGGCGGCTGCTTCTGGTGGTGCGCTCCTCGCCAAGTATGCCTGGTGGAAGCGCTCCCACCCTGAGGGAACCTTTGAGGATATGACGGCCGGTGAAGCCATGGGGTTGCAATGTGTCGCGAATCCAAACAAAGAAATATCTGCCGTATACAATGACCTTGTCAGTGTATACGATGCCTGCGAAGCCCAGGTCGTTGATTCATGGGCGGCTAAAAATTAAAGATGTTTATTTTTTATGATATGCTAATTACTTCTGATTTTTGAACTAGTGTAAAATGAACGAATGCGGAATTTTATATACGAAATGATGCTCAGTGGTCACTAGCGAGCTTACAAGCAGTTGGAAAACTGGAACAAAGCTTTCTCTGAGCTTTCTAAAACATAGAAACTTGTTGATGAACAAGTTTCTATTTATATATCCCATTCCATTTACACCATCATGTGATCGCATCTACAATTACCAGATTGACAAAGTTGACGCTCTTGATTGCTGAATTTGAACCAAATTTGAACTCTACCATATCATAGTATTGGTATGGCACACAGACATAACCCAAATCCATCAACCTCGCGACAAGGACCTGAAGTTATTAACGTGGATGAAGTATACATGAAGTATGAATATGATTCTGAAGAGGACGGGATCCAAACCATAGACGCGAACACCTTCCGGCAGAGCGTCCGTAGGAGTGAAGGtagagagaaggagaaagataAGATGAGGCGGCTCAGCAGTTGGCCAGCGTCCTCGTCGGGCTCTTTTATTCCCCACGTTTCCAAATCCCGACAAGATGATGCTGTAAGACCTAGTTCCGCGGTTATTAGGCAACCCCCCGCAGTGAAACGACAAATTGAAGTGATAGAACTCTCAAGTGACGATGAGGCTGTTTTTGAACTGTTAACTCCTAGGAAGAAGGTAAGACTTTCTCTAAATCTACCAACATACAGAATTTTCAAGTGCTCACTTATTGTAATCTATCCACTTCTGAAGATCAAGGCCGATTCAGCAACACCACAACCGCCTTTCCAGACTGAAATTACCTCTGACTACGATGAGGATATGGCAGATGCATTTCAATCTGACAATAAGCCATTCCAAGAACATATCAAAACACCTGAGCCTGAGCAACCATCAttcgacgatgaagacgacgggACTGGATGGGACTGGGATCCTATAGGTGATATTCAGGACTCAGATATAGTGCGGCGTTTCTTTTGGTTATGGTGTCCCACCGCTTATTATGATTAGTTTAGTGGGAATCTTCAACCCAAGTTGCTATAGCAGAAGATGATGTTAAATTGGATATATCACAGCTCCCAGTCACAGAGCAATCGCCCTCGGAATCACCTCTTGTTCCATACTTTCGACGACCAGACACCTCAATGTATGGCAGATACCCCATAAGACGACCCGTTGAGGAAATTGTATTTATTTGGGATAAGGTGTGTCGTTCCTCTCAACTGTCTATTGTCACCGTGCCTCATTGAATTGATCACCAGCTTCGTGCATGCGATAATCTGTATTATAAAAGGCGCTGCAGGCACCCATTCTCTCGCCCATTCTATACGCGACCATGGAATGTAGACTTCCATGTATATTCCCTAGAATGCGAGCATTCTTTCAAAAGGGCTCCAGGATGTGAGTTCAACACTTTGTTTTAGCTATCCTCCCATTTAAAACAAACTCCTGTTAAATGTTCAGGTATAAGTAAAATCGAGCAAAGTGGCAAATGGACGGCCATAGGAACTGCCAGCATTGGTGGGCTACCAGACAACGTCCGTGAGTGATTTAATGGTTTTCAAGGGACCTTTTGTTCAATATTTGTTCATCTGGTGTAATAGCCATTGATCCTGCATCGGCTGCGCAGAACCAACCAGGGTCATTGATGACATGGCAAAATGGTAGAGGGCTGGAAATCCCCTCTGGTCATTTTAAAAGGACGGCTGATCCTACGACAGGCGGATGGAAATACAAATACTACGCTGTACATGATGTCAAATTCGACCCTCATAGGTATTTCTTCTAATATCAATTGTCATTCAAGTTGATAACAAGCTTCGTGCTTTTCATAGTGTTGCATTTGCGTCTACTGGTGCCGATCGTAAACTCCGGATCTGGACActcgaagacgaggatggaTCTGATGAACGAATTCCTGCTTCTGATAACTCTCCATTTGAAGCCGAAGGCAGAAGCCGCTGGAAAAATAGCGACACAGAGTCTTTTGGCCGCACACCTTACGATATAGTCTTCAATCCTGAGTCGTCGATGCTAGCTGTTGCTGAAAAGTAGGACTTTTGTATGGCTATATATATGTATAGATATTGACCGTTCTATAGGAAAGTTAATGTCTACAAGATCACCGAAGCTGGGAAAAGCTCCTGTTATTTCCATCTGCACCCCACGAAAAGCCCACATGTTATAGGATCCATGGCATGGGGTGCAGGTCCAACAACTGACATATTGTTTGCATCTTCAGAGCCGGATCCCTTTCACACAGTAAACACCCCCCATTTTGATGGAATTCATGCTATGTATAGTacagaaaaggaaaggattTTGGTTGAGTTTGATGCTAAGGAAGCAGGGGATACATTGGCAATTAATTCATCAGGTTTTATAAATTTTTGTCATTGAATGTCAAAGTGCCAAGCTGAATTTTTTTCTGTAGGAGATATGTTGGCTGTATCTACACGGGGCGGGCAGAACGATCATATTCTCCGTCTGTATGATGTCTCACGGCAGAGGTCAAACGCAACAGCTACCGTGAAGCTTTCATCCTTTCCCCAACGATATGAACAATTTGAGGGCGAGGTGTCTTGTGCCTCATTCAGTCCGGATGGTTTATACTTGGCCATGGGTCGGAATGACAATCATGTGCATCTCTATGATGTGCGCATGCTGGATCGGGGCCCCATATTTGACTATGAACATTTTGGAGAGTCATTGGCATCACCTGGAAATGGATATGGGATATTGAAGATTCATTGGATACACTCAGAACAAACACGCAGGATGGCACTCCTTAGTGGAGGCGAGGATGGTATGTCAAGTATTGACCCACATTGACGTACGCTGATTGATATTCCTGTTTCGCTGTTAGGTTGTGTTAGGATCTGGGATCCTGCACTGGCCAGTGGtgacaaaaagaaaaatgagaCAGCCATTGCCAAAATGAATGCTGATGTTATGACTTTTTCGTATGGGGACCGATATGCAGGTGAACATGTTCTGGTAGTGTAAGTCATTGTATTTCTTTGCTGCTACTTCATGACTGAAGGTTAATATCCAGTGGTGATGCAGACGGAGAGGTCAAGATATTTAATGATGTGATATAAACAATGTAGATATCTTTTAatgtcctacacagtatcTTGTATTG from Psilocybe cubensis strain MGC-MH-2018 chromosome 7, whole genome shotgun sequence encodes:
- a CDS encoding Farnesyl pyrophosphate synthetase yields the protein MSTPEVKAARRAKFNGVFEKIRDELIEHFAAQGMPKEAVEWYRNSLNYNVPGGKLNRGMSVVDTVEILKGRELTDEEYFKSAVLGWCIELLQAYFLVADDMMDGSITRRGQPCWYKIPEVNLIAINDSFMLEGAIYHLLKTHFRSEKYYADLLDVFHDTTYQTQMGQLVDLITAPEDHVDLSKFSLERHRLIVVYKTAYYSFYLPVACALLVCHIPESYTAGNEIVKPFEVSSSILIPLGEYFQIQDDFLDYSGTPEQIGKIGTDIIDNKCSWVVNTAIRLATPAQRKVLDENYGRKDAQKEQVVKALYEEIGIRKVYAEYEEKVVGELNAKIDQIVEVPGGLKKAVFQSFLGKIYKRSK
- a CDS encoding Xylulose kinase → MSSAAPSKPLFLGLDLSTQQLKAVLLDEESNVVHEAAVHFDRDLPHHGTTNGAILGPDDGEVTSPVKMWLEAIDLLCERLSEGKIDFGAIAAVSGAGQQHGSVFWSSDSDSLLASLDSSKSLTEQLFPAAFASPKAPIWQDSSTTVDCKRLEDEFGGAQAVADVSGSRAYERFTGNQISRIRRLKPDVYEASTHISLVSSFITSVFLGRIAPIDISDASGMNLMDVLSCKWDQRLLEICGGPTLRAKLGEEPVIGGTSLGPVSSWWVKKWGFNPECIVAPFTGDNPATVMSLSAPGDALLSLGTSTTFLLSIPHTSAPPKRFTTSHLLAHPTDFDGKIAMLCYKNGALAREQIRDRFANGDWDKFNQLIQQTPPGCNGNLGFYFPLPEIIPPNVTGEFFFTTDLVKTTVKPPLPTENVPPTIHPRAIVESQFLSIRSRIAAMLPKDSPHLKRLVISGGSSQNLVIRQLLADIFDMDVYVSATKEAAASGGALLAKYAWWKRSHPEGTFEDMTAGEAMGLQCVANPNKEISAVYNDLVSVYDACEAQVVDSWAAKN